One Natronomonas moolapensis 8.8.11 genomic region harbors:
- a CDS encoding DNA cytosine methyltransferase: protein MHISAIDLFCGAGGLTNGLERAGICVEAGIDIDPDSEFPYEQNNDAEFLLKDIAELAREEPEMVTEYFDSEADATLLAGCAPCQPFSPLTHGSDSSEHSKYGMLRAFLEIVRESDPDFVVMENVFEVRHADVYDEFIDGLDQLGYNLNPKSDRRVYCPEYDIPQTRRRWVVLASKKGRIDLGAPLNPEPADYPTVKDRIDHLDPLEAGETSKEDPLHTARSLSETNIKRIRCSNPGGSWKDWPEELRLDCHKKASGQTYEAVYGRMVADEPAPTITTQFYNLGSGRFGHYDTDQDRALSLREGAMIQTFPEDYRFADDLEEVEIIKVGRLIGNAVPPRLGEVVGDRVSEFLMWMDRQATITDFSPSESV from the coding sequence ATGCACATCTCTGCTATTGATCTGTTCTGCGGTGCTGGCGGGCTCACTAATGGGCTAGAACGCGCTGGTATCTGCGTAGAGGCAGGTATTGATATTGATCCGGATTCTGAGTTTCCTTACGAACAGAACAACGATGCTGAGTTCCTTCTTAAGGATATTGCCGAACTTGCGCGAGAGGAACCAGAGATGGTGACTGAATACTTTGACTCGGAAGCCGACGCGACATTATTAGCGGGGTGTGCTCCGTGCCAACCGTTCTCTCCACTGACTCACGGGTCGGATAGCTCCGAGCACTCAAAATACGGGATGCTCCGAGCATTTCTGGAGATCGTCAGAGAGAGCGACCCCGATTTTGTCGTTATGGAGAATGTCTTTGAGGTCCGCCACGCCGACGTCTACGATGAATTTATTGATGGCCTTGATCAGCTTGGTTACAATTTGAATCCCAAAAGTGATCGGCGGGTCTACTGCCCGGAGTACGACATACCGCAGACTAGACGCCGATGGGTCGTTCTGGCTTCAAAAAAGGGTCGGATAGACCTCGGAGCACCGCTGAATCCCGAACCAGCAGACTATCCGACAGTAAAAGATCGAATAGATCATCTGGATCCTCTGGAAGCCGGTGAGACGTCCAAGGAAGATCCGCTACATACAGCACGGTCTCTTTCTGAGACGAACATAAAAAGGATCCGGTGCTCAAATCCTGGGGGGAGTTGGAAAGATTGGCCAGAGGAGCTACGATTAGACTGCCACAAGAAGGCGAGCGGCCAGACGTATGAAGCAGTGTATGGCCGGATGGTCGCTGACGAACCGGCTCCGACAATCACGACACAGTTCTACAACCTCGGGAGCGGACGCTTCGGCCACTATGACACCGATCAAGATCGTGCACTGTCACTCCGTGAGGGTGCGATGATACAAACCTTTCCTGAAGACTACCGCTTCGCTGACGATCTTGAAGAAGTTGAGATAATCAAAGTTGGCCGTCTGATCGGGAACGCAGTTCCACCCAGGCTGGGAGAAGTCGTCGGTGATCGAGTTAGTGAGTTCCTCATGTGGATGGACAGACAAGCGACTATCACAGATTTTAGTCCGTCAGAATCTGTGTGA
- a CDS encoding DNA cytosine methyltransferase, protein MKITAVDLFCGSGGLSHGLEQAGISVNVGVDKDPHCKHAYEQNIDAEYRQTDVRPLSQDPERVARMFPWDSDLDVLGACAPCQPYSTMGQSKNKTHQDHQKWGLLKDIKKISEYVEPDIIITENVPQVRKDDVYDEFVQTLKDLGYHVNDDENKKVYCPEYGIPQNRKRWVMMASKEGPISLPDPLYENESEYPTVREAIGHLPPLQAGEVHPEYDLHQARSLSEKNLERIRNMKPGGDWRLWEEDGLTHLLADCHKKSSGRSYKAPYSRMEPDKVAPTITTQFYNYGSGRFGHYDTDQDRALSLLEGALLQTFPEDYDFYDEWEEVGVKNLGRLIGNAVPPLLGKHIGRGILSHVGAKVPETSTGLADD, encoded by the coding sequence ATGAAAATCACCGCAGTGGACCTCTTTTGTGGCTCTGGAGGCCTCAGCCATGGGCTGGAACAAGCAGGTATCTCGGTGAACGTTGGAGTTGACAAGGACCCACACTGTAAGCACGCATACGAGCAGAATATTGACGCCGAGTACAGGCAGACCGACGTGCGCCCCCTTTCACAGGATCCTGAGCGTGTTGCAAGGATGTTCCCTTGGGACTCGGATCTAGACGTTCTCGGTGCCTGTGCGCCTTGTCAGCCGTACTCAACAATGGGCCAGTCAAAAAATAAGACACATCAAGACCACCAAAAATGGGGACTACTCAAAGATATCAAAAAAATTTCTGAGTATGTTGAACCCGACATCATTATCACCGAGAATGTACCTCAAGTGCGGAAAGACGACGTTTACGACGAATTTGTACAGACCCTGAAAGATCTTGGGTATCATGTGAACGACGATGAGAATAAGAAGGTTTACTGTCCAGAGTACGGAATTCCACAGAATCGTAAGCGCTGGGTCATGATGGCCTCAAAAGAGGGGCCGATATCTCTCCCGGACCCGCTTTACGAAAATGAGTCGGAGTATCCCACTGTCCGGGAGGCGATTGGGCATCTTCCGCCACTCCAAGCCGGCGAGGTTCACCCAGAGTATGACCTTCATCAAGCGCGAAGTCTCTCAGAAAAAAATCTTGAACGGATCCGGAACATGAAGCCTGGCGGTGACTGGCGTCTATGGGAAGAGGATGGATTAACCCACCTGCTTGCAGACTGTCACAAGAAGTCCAGTGGGCGTTCTTATAAAGCCCCGTACAGTCGGATGGAACCCGACAAGGTAGCGCCGACGATCACGACTCAGTTCTACAACTACGGGAGCGGTCGATTCGGCCACTACGACACCGATCAGGACAGAGCGCTCTCACTTCTGGAGGGTGCACTGCTACAAACGTTCCCAGAAGATTACGACTTCTACGATGAATGGGAAGAGGTCGGAGTGAAGAACTTGGGACGACTGATCGGGAACGCCGTTCCGCCATTGCTCGGAAAACATATCGGCAGGGGAATACTCTCGCATGTCGGTGCAAAAGTACCCGAAACGAGTACTGGACTAGCTGACGACTGA
- a CDS encoding DUF6339 family protein — MAEEDQLYRLVGDGRRLIGEEFLKGEAEIPDEALDEYVEPMPSGATGDLQTLDLSVKKILDEYSETDTAIDGALAEDVHRCLGITRRMAGDPGIWHWIAVDRYPDFVRHRWEYRSEAAMREKFLGAGSDLYSNAIHRLWWIAELTSDGDDYTLTEQVFANQTIVNKVFDRWFARYQPAVIAICDELADEKSGVIDEATRRFNHALTNVQLEALSEDDARDLTRRIIKDVR; from the coding sequence ATGGCAGAGGAAGATCAGCTATATCGACTAGTTGGAGACGGACGGCGACTCATCGGCGAAGAGTTTCTGAAGGGAGAGGCGGAAATCCCTGACGAGGCATTAGATGAGTACGTTGAACCGATGCCGAGTGGAGCGACAGGCGATCTCCAGACGCTTGACTTAAGCGTCAAGAAGATCCTAGACGAATATTCCGAAACAGACACTGCGATTGACGGAGCCCTTGCTGAAGATGTCCATCGGTGTTTAGGTATTACTCGACGGATGGCCGGCGATCCTGGTATATGGCACTGGATAGCGGTCGACCGGTATCCAGACTTCGTTCGCCATCGCTGGGAGTACCGCTCCGAGGCCGCGATGCGTGAGAAATTCCTCGGCGCTGGCTCAGACCTCTACTCTAACGCGATCCACCGGCTGTGGTGGATCGCCGAACTCACGTCCGATGGAGATGACTACACCCTAACGGAACAGGTGTTCGCGAACCAGACGATCGTCAACAAGGTTTTCGATCGATGGTTCGCACGGTATCAGCCAGCTGTTATCGCTATCTGTGATGAACTTGCTGACGAGAAATCAGGTGTCATTGACGAAGCCACACGACGATTTAATCACGCTCTGACCAACGTGCAACTTGAAGCTCTTTCCGAAGATGATGCGCGTGACCTCACGAGACGGATTATAAA